The Niastella koreensis GR20-10 genome includes a window with the following:
- a CDS encoding tetratricopeptide repeat protein yields the protein MTRIIALIIILILSLPKLYAQPTLSYDLKKPQKYENRKLASEKTESTKFHAVRKFTQNGTTKFNYNYNANKKLTEVIARGKSQHKDDYSRLLSFYNYDLTTTAKDKTELDSVIYKANAGILLHDLRNSWVDNLYMLMGQAYYYKNVLDTAYFTFQYINYAFSPKEKDGYDKVIGSNANKDEGGSVFSISTKEKTDIAHKVWARPPSRNESFIWQIRTYLAKDETAEAAGLIETLKHDPVFPERLKTDLHEMQALWFYKQQVYDSAAIYLEMALDNAEGREERARWEYLVGQLYDKANKPEEGAKWFEKATNTTLNPVLEIYARLNNIRDHKGDDKILQENIKELERMARKDRYLVYRDIIYYAAAEMELERNNIPGAKALLLKATSYPGNDPAMRSKVFLLLGDLCFKEKDYPNAKRFYDSITNLNPSLVDQKAFLKLKGTLGKIVAYQNTIHREDSLQQLAALPEDELNAYLKKLAKQLRKKQGGKEDDNEISNGPLSFNDNNGPSDMFSSSNQKGDWYFYNPTLKGKGYTEFKATWGNRPNVDNWQRLAAVKQATPTTIVSSDDANAAGANGSAGAGPITYEELLKSVPLTPTQLATSNDSVEKAQFSLGKIYLEGLEDYRSTIDTLEAFLVRFPNSKNRPEALFLLAYCYSKTGDMAKVAAVQDELKKKYPGTNFEKIVSSPNGVTPDSLAKQEMTRRYDNIYNLFIEGKFDEAQAEKKLADSMYHENYWTPQLLYIQSVYYIQQRQDDSAKKSLQNIIRVFPGTPMAVKAKALIDVLGRRKQIEDYLTNLQIQRPAEDSTAEPIAIVTPNPVMQQPPVVVTRQQPQQQPPATSPPAQQPAKPPVTQPQPPTVPATQQPKPDVAKTTDKPAVTTPPVVTPQTVTPPVTSPVTVSPPPSSTQPPATRQPQLPPPAIAKKDSVKANVQPPKPLVLTHNPEIPQYVAIVLDKVDPVYINEARNAFNRYNREQYSAKGFTVNNQTVTDDIKLVLIGTFTNATDAISYIDKTKKLAASEIIPWLPAAKYSFIILTDNNLQVLMNTKDVNAVKTLLNQNYPGKF from the coding sequence TTGACGAGGATAATTGCATTAATCATAATTTTAATCTTATCGCTGCCGAAATTATACGCGCAGCCAACGCTTTCTTATGACCTGAAGAAGCCGCAAAAGTATGAAAACCGCAAGTTAGCCTCCGAAAAGACGGAATCCACCAAGTTCCACGCCGTTCGCAAATTCACCCAAAACGGTACTACCAAGTTCAATTACAACTACAACGCTAACAAGAAACTAACAGAAGTGATTGCCCGGGGCAAATCACAGCATAAAGACGATTACTCCCGCCTGCTTTCCTTTTATAATTACGACCTCACCACAACCGCAAAAGACAAAACAGAGCTCGATTCGGTTATTTATAAGGCTAATGCCGGTATTCTGCTGCACGACCTGCGTAACAGCTGGGTCGATAATTTGTACATGCTGATGGGCCAGGCCTATTACTACAAAAATGTGCTCGATACCGCCTATTTTACTTTTCAATACATCAACTACGCGTTTTCACCTAAGGAAAAAGACGGGTACGATAAAGTCATTGGTTCCAATGCCAATAAAGATGAGGGTGGCAGCGTGTTCTCCATTTCAACCAAAGAAAAGACCGATATAGCCCATAAAGTATGGGCCCGGCCGCCCAGCCGCAATGAATCATTCATTTGGCAGATCCGTACCTACCTGGCAAAAGATGAAACAGCGGAAGCTGCAGGGTTAATTGAAACCCTGAAACATGACCCTGTATTTCCGGAACGGTTAAAAACCGATCTGCACGAAATGCAGGCTTTGTGGTTTTATAAACAACAGGTATACGACAGCGCCGCCATTTACCTGGAAATGGCGCTCGACAATGCAGAAGGCCGGGAAGAAAGAGCCCGTTGGGAATACCTGGTAGGCCAGCTGTACGATAAAGCCAATAAACCGGAGGAGGGCGCCAAATGGTTTGAAAAAGCCACCAATACTACCCTTAACCCCGTACTGGAAATTTATGCCCGCCTGAACAACATCCGCGACCATAAAGGCGACGATAAAATATTACAGGAGAATATTAAAGAACTGGAAAGAATGGCGCGGAAAGACCGTTACCTGGTTTACCGCGATATTATATATTACGCGGCAGCAGAGATGGAGCTGGAGCGGAACAATATTCCAGGCGCCAAGGCGCTGTTGTTAAAAGCAACCAGCTATCCCGGTAATGACCCCGCCATGCGCTCAAAAGTATTTTTACTGCTGGGCGATCTGTGCTTTAAAGAAAAGGACTATCCCAACGCCAAACGGTTTTACGATAGCATTACCAATTTAAATCCCAGTCTTGTTGACCAGAAGGCGTTTCTTAAACTGAAGGGAACCCTGGGCAAGATCGTTGCCTATCAAAATACTATTCACCGGGAAGACAGCCTGCAACAACTGGCAGCCCTGCCCGAAGATGAGTTGAATGCCTATTTGAAGAAACTGGCTAAACAGCTGCGCAAAAAACAGGGCGGCAAGGAAGACGATAACGAGATCTCCAACGGCCCGTTATCATTCAATGATAATAATGGCCCCAGTGACATGTTCAGCAGCAGTAACCAAAAAGGCGACTGGTATTTTTATAACCCTACCCTCAAGGGCAAGGGATATACTGAGTTTAAAGCAACCTGGGGCAACAGACCAAATGTTGACAACTGGCAGCGGTTGGCAGCGGTTAAACAGGCTACCCCTACCACCATTGTTAGTAGCGATGACGCCAATGCAGCCGGCGCCAATGGATCAGCCGGAGCAGGTCCCATTACGTATGAAGAATTATTAAAATCAGTGCCGCTTACCCCCACCCAGCTGGCTACCTCCAACGACTCGGTTGAAAAAGCCCAGTTCTCACTGGGTAAAATATATCTCGAAGGACTGGAAGATTACCGGTCTACTATCGATACCCTGGAAGCATTCCTGGTGCGTTTCCCCAACAGTAAGAACCGGCCCGAAGCCCTGTTCCTGCTGGCTTATTGCTACTCAAAAACCGGGGATATGGCCAAAGTCGCTGCGGTGCAGGATGAGCTGAAGAAAAAATATCCGGGTACGAACTTCGAAAAGATCGTGTCAAGCCCCAACGGCGTTACCCCGGATAGTTTGGCCAAACAGGAAATGACCCGCCGGTACGATAACATTTACAACCTGTTTATCGAGGGTAAATTCGACGAAGCGCAGGCAGAAAAGAAACTGGCCGATAGCATGTACCATGAAAATTACTGGACACCCCAGTTACTGTACATACAATCGGTATACTATATTCAGCAACGGCAGGATGATTCGGCTAAAAAATCATTACAGAACATCATCCGGGTGTTCCCCGGTACGCCTATGGCGGTAAAAGCCAAGGCATTGATAGATGTATTGGGCCGTCGCAAGCAGATTGAGGATTACCTCACCAATTTGCAGATTCAGCGTCCGGCAGAAGACAGCACGGCCGAGCCTATTGCTATTGTAACGCCTAACCCGGTGATGCAACAGCCGCCCGTGGTGGTTACCCGGCAACAGCCGCAACAGCAGCCGCCAGCTACCTCACCGCCAGCACAGCAACCGGCAAAACCGCCTGTAACGCAACCGCAGCCACCAACGGTGCCTGCTACCCAGCAGCCTAAACCGGATGTTGCCAAAACAACAGACAAACCGGCTGTTACTACGCCCCCGGTGGTAACCCCACAAACTGTTACCCCGCCGGTTACCAGTCCGGTTACGGTAAGTCCGCCGCCGTCGTCAACCCAGCCACCTGCTACCCGGCAGCCTCAGCTGCCACCACCGGCTATTGCGAAAAAGGATTCTGTAAAGGCCAATGTGCAGCCACCTAAACCATTGGTGCTCACCCACAATCCTGAAATACCGCAATATGTGGCCATTGTGCTGGATAAAGTGGATCCCGTTTACATAAACGAGGCCCGTAACGCCTTTAACCGCTATAACCGCGAGCAATATTCAGCTAAAGGGTTTACCGTTAATAATCAGACGGTTACCGATGATATCAAACTGGTGCTCATTGGGACCTTCACCAATGCCACCGATGCCATTTCGTACATCGACAAAACCAAAAAACTGGCAGCCTCCGAGATCATCCCCTGGTTGCCCGCCGCCAAATACTCATTCATTATCCTCACCGACAACAACCTGCAGGTGCTGATGAATACCAAGGATGTAAATGCCGTTAAAACTTTACTGAATCAGAATTATCCCGGTAAATTCTAA
- a CDS encoding bactofilin family protein — protein MSSDVSSAPGSGAATIIAAGTTLKGDISSNGDIRIDGHLQGNIQCQAKVVIGSNGSVEGDISGQQADIMGKVSGTIKVKELLQLKGGSNVNGNLYAGKLQIEPSANFNGQCHMTTASNGQVNEVAASKKEKEAAKELQKA, from the coding sequence ATGTCAAGCGATGTATCCTCAGCGCCAGGATCAGGAGCTGCCACTATTATCGCAGCCGGAACCACATTAAAAGGCGATATCTCCAGCAACGGTGATATTCGCATTGATGGGCACCTCCAGGGCAACATTCAATGCCAGGCCAAGGTAGTAATTGGCTCCAATGGTTCTGTTGAAGGCGATATCTCAGGCCAGCAGGCCGACATCATGGGCAAAGTATCCGGCACCATCAAAGTAAAAGAGTTATTACAATTAAAAGGCGGAAGTAATGTGAACGGGAATTTATATGCAGGCAAACTGCAGATAGAGCCCAGCGCCAATTTCAATGGCCAGTGTCACATGACAACAGCCAGCAATGGTCAGGTAAATGAAGTGGCCGCTTCAAAGAAAGAAAAAGAAGCAGCAAAGGAACTTCAGAAAGCCTGA
- a CDS encoding SprT-like domain-containing protein, with product MSKQQAPLEYLSKFIPTAAVPRVLEYLHQYKVHLTITRERKSILGDYRHATIEKNHRISVNGNLNPYAFLITLVHELAHLVTFIQFKHQVSPHGREWKDCYARLLKDFLGKEIFPPVVEQALKQSMHDLPASSCADEGLMRVLKKFDGDNGMVMVEQLPEGQLFDIGEGRIFKKGKKLRKRFQCIEVDTGKLYLFSPIYEVKAVS from the coding sequence ATGTCTAAGCAGCAGGCGCCTTTAGAATACCTCAGTAAGTTTATTCCAACGGCAGCCGTGCCACGGGTGCTTGAATACCTGCATCAATATAAAGTACACTTAACTATTACACGGGAACGAAAGTCGATCCTGGGCGATTACCGCCACGCTACCATCGAAAAGAATCACCGCATCAGCGTAAACGGCAATTTAAATCCCTACGCTTTCCTGATTACCCTGGTGCATGAACTGGCCCACCTGGTAACCTTTATTCAGTTTAAACACCAGGTTTCGCCGCATGGCCGGGAGTGGAAGGACTGTTATGCCCGGTTGTTGAAAGATTTTCTGGGTAAGGAGATCTTTCCCCCTGTGGTAGAACAGGCGCTTAAACAGTCTATGCACGACCTGCCGGCCAGCAGTTGCGCCGATGAAGGCCTGATGCGCGTGCTGAAAAAGTTTGACGGCGATAACGGCATGGTGATGGTAGAACAGTTACCCGAAGGCCAGCTTTTCGATATTGGTGAGGGCCGTATTTTTAAAAAGGGAAAGAAACTGCGCAAGCGTTTTCAATGTATTGAGGTGGATACGGGGAAGTTATATTTGTTTAGTCCGATTTATGAAGTGAAGGCTGTTAGTTAA
- a CDS encoding GNAT family N-acetyltransferase, whose protein sequence is MSPVTIRTIQPADNPALAIIIRNALAEFGANKPGTVYYDATTDALYELFRQPGSIYYVAEAAGELIGGAGIFPSPGLPDGTCELVKMYLSPAARGKGIGKLLIDKALEFAGEAGYRNVYIETMPELRKAMSVYEKFGFKYLDGPMGNTGHFGCDIWMLKELIS, encoded by the coding sequence ATGTCACCTGTTACCATCAGAACCATTCAACCTGCCGATAACCCGGCACTGGCCATCATTATCAGAAATGCGTTAGCTGAATTTGGCGCCAACAAACCTGGCACTGTTTATTACGATGCTACTACCGATGCCTTGTACGAGTTGTTCCGGCAACCCGGTAGTATTTATTATGTAGCCGAAGCAGCTGGTGAATTGATTGGTGGCGCCGGCATTTTTCCTTCGCCCGGTTTACCCGATGGCACCTGTGAGCTGGTGAAAATGTATCTCTCCCCTGCCGCCCGGGGCAAAGGCATTGGTAAATTGCTGATCGATAAAGCCCTTGAATTTGCCGGGGAGGCAGGCTATCGCAACGTATATATCGAAACCATGCCTGAGCTCAGAAAAGCCATGTCGGTCTATGAAAAGTTTGGGTTCAAATACCTGGATGGACCAATGGGGAATACGGGGCATTTTGGATGTGATATCTGGATGTTGAAAGAGTTGATCAGTTAA
- the sucC gene encoding ADP-forming succinate--CoA ligase subunit beta — MNLHEYQAKELLKKYNVPVQEGIPVDRADAAEEAYKNLKVQFGNNFAVVKAQIHAGGRGKGKVQGTEQRGVAVGKSAEEIKNIASNLLGGTLVTIQTGPAGKVVNKVLVAQDVYYPGPNPVKEFYLSILLDRTKGQNVIMYSTEGGMDIEEVAHNTPDRIFKEWVHPGGGLQAFQARKIAFNLGLKGEAFKNCVKFVTNLYNAYVGLDCAMLEINPLFKTADEKIIAVDCKMGLDDNSLMRHPELEALRDISEEDPTEVEAGKYNLNFVKLDGNVGCMVNGAGLAMATMDMIKLSGGEPANFLDVGGTANATTVEAGFRIILKDPKVKAILINIFGGIVRCDRVAQGVIDAYKSIGNITVPIIVRLQGTNAEEAKKLIEESGLKVQSAILLSEAAALVGKAVA; from the coding sequence ATGAATCTTCACGAATACCAGGCAAAGGAATTACTGAAAAAATACAATGTACCGGTGCAGGAAGGAATACCGGTTGACAGAGCCGACGCGGCCGAAGAAGCATATAAGAATTTAAAGGTTCAATTTGGCAACAACTTCGCGGTTGTTAAAGCACAGATCCATGCAGGTGGTCGCGGAAAAGGCAAAGTTCAAGGCACCGAACAACGCGGTGTGGCAGTAGGTAAAAGTGCCGAAGAAATCAAAAATATCGCCTCCAATTTATTGGGCGGTACCCTGGTTACCATTCAAACAGGCCCTGCCGGTAAAGTGGTGAACAAAGTACTGGTAGCGCAGGACGTATATTATCCTGGTCCTAACCCGGTAAAAGAGTTCTACTTATCAATTCTGCTCGATCGTACAAAAGGCCAGAATGTGATCATGTACAGCACCGAGGGTGGTATGGACATTGAAGAAGTAGCCCACAACACCCCCGACAGGATCTTCAAAGAATGGGTACACCCAGGCGGAGGTTTACAGGCTTTCCAGGCGCGTAAAATTGCGTTCAACCTGGGACTGAAAGGCGAAGCCTTCAAAAACTGCGTAAAATTCGTTACCAATTTATACAATGCATACGTTGGTTTAGACTGCGCTATGCTGGAAATCAACCCATTGTTCAAAACAGCCGACGAAAAGATCATTGCTGTTGACTGTAAAATGGGTCTGGATGACAACTCCCTGATGCGTCACCCCGAGCTGGAAGCCCTGCGCGATATCAGCGAAGAAGATCCTACCGAAGTGGAAGCTGGTAAATACAACCTGAACTTCGTAAAACTCGATGGGAACGTAGGTTGTATGGTAAACGGCGCCGGTTTGGCCATGGCTACCATGGATATGATTAAACTGAGCGGCGGTGAGCCAGCCAACTTCCTGGACGTAGGTGGTACTGCCAATGCTACTACTGTAGAAGCTGGTTTCCGCATCATCCTGAAAGATCCAAAAGTAAAAGCGATCCTCATCAACATCTTTGGTGGTATCGTTCGTTGCGACCGGGTTGCCCAGGGAGTAATTGATGCCTATAAATCAATCGGCAACATCACCGTACCTATCATCGTTCGTTTACAGGGTACCAATGCCGAAGAAGCTAAAAAGCTGATCGAAGAAAGCGGTCTGAAAGTACAATCAGCCATTCTGTTGAGCGAAGCTGCTGCCCTGGTGGGTAAAGCGGTTGCTTAG
- a CDS encoding purine-nucleoside phosphorylase produces the protein MPDLLQQLQETTSFIKSRYSDTPQIGIVLGSGLGNFSQEINVEVEIAYNEIPHFPVSTVEGHHGKLIFGELSGKKVVVMAGRFHYYEGYTPDAVAYPIRVMKQLGIGHLLLSNAAGGVNPAFKVGDLMIITDHISFGIVNPLLGKNHGELGPRFPDMSEPYTKEIIKKARKIAADRNIKVQEGIYYGVTGPTFETRAEYKLIHKLGGDAVGMSTVQEVIIAVHMGLPVFAASVITDIGIREEDNIITHEEVLQAAKEAEPKLTAIFRQLVAEL, from the coding sequence ATGCCCGATTTACTTCAGCAATTACAAGAAACCACGTCCTTTATAAAAAGCAGATATTCCGACACTCCGCAGATAGGTATTGTGCTGGGAAGCGGATTGGGAAATTTTTCGCAGGAAATAAACGTAGAGGTGGAGATAGCTTATAACGAGATTCCTCATTTTCCGGTTTCTACGGTAGAAGGCCATCATGGCAAGCTGATCTTTGGCGAATTAAGCGGTAAAAAAGTAGTGGTAATGGCCGGCCGTTTCCACTATTATGAAGGCTATACGCCCGATGCGGTTGCCTATCCCATCAGGGTAATGAAGCAACTGGGTATCGGGCATTTGCTGTTGTCCAATGCGGCGGGTGGCGTAAACCCTGCCTTTAAAGTAGGTGATCTGATGATCATCACCGACCACATCAGTTTTGGCATCGTAAATCCTTTGTTGGGGAAGAACCATGGTGAGTTAGGCCCGCGGTTCCCCGATATGAGCGAACCTTATACCAAGGAGATCATAAAAAAAGCCAGAAAAATTGCCGCCGATCGAAACATCAAGGTGCAGGAAGGCATTTATTATGGCGTAACTGGTCCAACATTTGAAACAAGGGCCGAATATAAACTCATTCACAAACTGGGTGGCGACGCCGTTGGAATGAGCACCGTACAGGAAGTGATCATTGCCGTTCACATGGGGCTGCCTGTATTTGCCGCCAGCGTTATTACCGATATTGGTATACGCGAAGAAGATAATATAATAACGCATGAAGAAGTGTTACAGGCTGCCAAAGAAGCGGAACCCAAGCTTACCGCTATCTTCAGGCAACTGGTAGCTGAGTTATAA
- a CDS encoding putative porin, whose amino-acid sequence MLTCFVTTAKAQSGVFQQAQGRFSGMSMGSGGSDSIGHRTGLEDSITIHFRYLDTSRMAGFDSTLYDFAKKIGIPWYHINLGNLGNASRSLLFEPLMKSGWDYGFHTYDDYNLRVEDARFYNTTRPYAELNYLLGSKSEQFIRLMHTQNLKPNWNMSLEYRLINSPGFYQNQNTNHNNYRFTSWYQSKNKRWNNFIIIVGNKLQSGENGGIKNVGFLDSTNGFDDRSNIPTKLGPDNPGSRNFFSSNIAVGRLYTNATYLMRNQYDIGQKDSLVINDTTVVPLFYPRLRLEHTIEYSTYHNRYQDTYADSAYYDSLYLLKLSSSDKTVQKFYAKEYWKELTNDFSFYTFPDAKNAQQFLKLGASLQTLQGQSTDSIYTKDSVFSRSNFNTFLHGEYRNLTRNRKWDIEAYGNFYVAGYNAGDYSAYISLRRLISKQIGYLQVGFQNTNRKPSFMFFPGSTFYLDTTAAPLNLKKENTSLLFGEFEQPKLKLKLTGKYFLVTNYTYYAGYMQVAQASTLFNVLQVSGEKIFRLGGSWNWKTWVILQQRVGDGPVNLPLFTTRNQVGYDGSLGFKNLRISFGGEMRYFTPYKAPEYSPLLGQYFYQNVNTIRLERPDISAYLHFRIKSFNAYVRAENLNTINIANGGGFTRNNMPTNGYPYPGLQIRVGIFWSFVN is encoded by the coding sequence ATGCTTACCTGCTTTGTAACTACTGCAAAAGCACAGAGTGGTGTTTTTCAACAGGCGCAGGGCAGGTTTAGCGGTATGAGCATGGGATCGGGTGGCAGTGATTCAATTGGTCACCGTACCGGTTTGGAAGATTCAATCACTATTCACTTCCGTTACCTCGATACAAGCCGGATGGCGGGCTTTGATTCTACCCTCTACGATTTTGCAAAAAAGATAGGCATACCCTGGTATCATATTAACCTGGGTAATTTAGGCAATGCCAGCCGCAGCCTGCTGTTTGAACCACTCATGAAATCAGGCTGGGATTATGGCTTTCATACGTATGACGATTATAATTTAAGGGTAGAAGACGCCCGTTTTTACAATACCACGCGTCCTTATGCCGAACTGAATTACCTGTTGGGGTCCAAGTCGGAACAGTTCATCCGCCTAATGCATACGCAGAACCTGAAGCCCAACTGGAATATGTCTTTAGAATATCGGCTTATTAACTCACCAGGCTTTTATCAGAACCAGAATACCAATCATAATAATTACCGCTTTACTTCCTGGTACCAGTCGAAGAACAAACGGTGGAATAATTTTATAATTATAGTAGGTAACAAGTTGCAATCCGGTGAAAATGGCGGGATTAAAAACGTAGGGTTTTTAGACAGTACCAACGGATTTGATGACCGGTCGAACATCCCTACCAAGCTGGGGCCCGATAACCCGGGCAGCCGCAACTTTTTCAGCTCCAATATTGCCGTAGGCCGCCTGTATACCAATGCCACTTACCTGATGCGGAACCAGTATGACATTGGGCAAAAAGACTCCCTGGTTATTAATGATACCACTGTGGTGCCGCTGTTTTATCCGCGGTTACGGCTGGAGCATACCATTGAATACAGCACTTATCATAACCGCTACCAGGATACTTATGCCGACAGCGCCTATTATGATAGCTTGTATTTGTTGAAGCTGTCGAGTTCAGACAAAACCGTACAGAAATTTTATGCGAAGGAATACTGGAAGGAGCTTACCAATGATTTTTCGTTTTATACCTTTCCCGATGCCAAGAACGCACAGCAATTCCTGAAACTGGGCGCCTCGTTGCAGACCCTGCAGGGGCAGAGCACAGATTCTATCTATACTAAAGACAGCGTATTCTCCAGAAGCAATTTCAATACTTTTTTACACGGTGAATACCGCAACCTTACCCGCAACAGGAAATGGGACATTGAGGCGTATGGTAATTTTTATGTAGCGGGTTACAACGCCGGCGACTATAGTGCCTATATCAGTTTACGGCGATTGATCAGCAAGCAGATCGGTTATTTACAGGTTGGTTTTCAAAACACCAATCGTAAGCCATCTTTTATGTTTTTTCCGGGCAGTACGTTTTACCTGGATACAACCGCCGCCCCCCTCAATCTGAAAAAAGAGAACACCTCCTTATTATTTGGAGAGTTTGAGCAGCCAAAATTGAAATTGAAGTTAACCGGTAAATATTTCCTGGTTACCAACTATACTTATTACGCCGGTTATATGCAGGTGGCGCAGGCGTCTACCTTGTTCAACGTGTTACAGGTATCGGGCGAAAAGATCTTCCGCCTCGGCGGCAGCTGGAACTGGAAAACATGGGTGATCTTACAGCAACGCGTAGGTGACGGACCGGTTAACCTGCCCCTGTTTACTACCCGTAACCAGGTTGGCTATGACGGTTCCCTTGGGTTTAAAAACCTGCGCATCAGCTTCGGTGGTGAAATGCGTTATTTTACGCCGTATAAGGCGCCTGAATACTCTCCCTTGCTAGGACAATACTTTTACCAGAATGTAAATACCATCCGGTTAGAGCGCCCGGATATAAGTGCATACCTGCACTTCCGCATCAAAAGCTTTAACGCGTATGTACGGGCCGAGAACCTGAACACCATTAACATCGCAAACGGCGGCGGATTTACCAGAAATAACATGCCTACCAATGGGTATCCTTACCCTGGTTTGCAAATACGGGTAGGTATTTTCTGGAGTTTTGTAAACTAG